A stretch of Planctomycetaceae bacterium DNA encodes these proteins:
- a CDS encoding TetR/AcrR family transcriptional regulator, with the protein METLSPKQQEIRDREQRILQLSRKLVLSGGYHGLSLDSLATELGVSRGTIYNHFKCKVDIILALLVETMDIRRAMFQRAAAWRAATRERLAAIGVAAEMFVRLYPDHFRVEHIVKSDSIWEKTSPDRRSLVKGCQMQCVGIVAGVVRDGIANGHVTLPDGMAPEDLVFGLWSMTEGAYAIIATSEAIAELGIREPFQAIRRNIHSLIDGFGWTPLSSSHDYESTARQILKDVFAEEFRRLKQKW; encoded by the coding sequence ATGGAAACACTGTCACCGAAACAACAGGAAATACGCGACCGCGAGCAGCGTATTCTGCAGTTGAGCCGAAAGCTGGTTCTTTCCGGCGGATATCACGGGTTAAGCCTGGATTCGCTGGCCACCGAACTGGGTGTCTCTCGCGGTACCATTTACAACCACTTCAAATGCAAAGTAGACATCATTCTTGCGTTGCTGGTGGAGACCATGGATATCCGTCGCGCGATGTTTCAGCGAGCGGCTGCCTGGAGGGCAGCGACGCGCGAGCGACTGGCCGCGATTGGTGTCGCGGCGGAGATGTTCGTACGTCTTTACCCAGATCACTTTCGGGTGGAACATATCGTTAAGTCCGATTCGATCTGGGAGAAGACCAGCCCGGACCGCAGGTCATTGGTCAAAGGCTGCCAGATGCAGTGCGTAGGCATCGTTGCTGGTGTCGTTCGGGATGGCATTGCGAATGGCCATGTGACGTTGCCCGACGGAATGGCCCCGGAAGATCTGGTGTTCGGTCTCTGGTCGATGACAGAAGGTGCCTATGCAATTATCGCCACAAGCGAAGCGATTGCTGAACTGGGTATCCGGGAACCTTTCCAGGCCATTCGCCGTAACATTCATAGTCTGATTGACGGCTTTGGCTGGACGCCACTTTCTTCCAGTCACGACTATGAATCTACTGCCCGACAAATTCTGAAAGACGTCTTTGCCGAGGAGTTTCGCCGTCTGAAACAGAAGTGGTGA
- a CDS encoding amidohydrolase family protein encodes MNAFQRNLQSLATLFALVASTMPVLASDVIPGAPQKKPIALINGVIHTIVGTPIEGGIVFENGRITEIGTTPDVPADAEVIDLKGRHVYPSLIESHSQLGLTEFGAVRATHDYAEAGRINPNVTANVAVNPDSELIPVTRSNGVLIALSAPSSGLVSGKASVLQLDGWTYEDLTLKANAAMVVNWPRMGSSRSSRSNSDESPLKELKDLFEDARAWKKARLAGSDSQAYDIRLEAMEPVLDRSIPMLVSANRALEIQSAVAFAVAENVRLIIFGGADAEQCAELLKQHDVPVIIDAVHRNPMRRHEDYDDAYTLPARLQKAGVRFCISGSGRSETWNTRNLAYHAATASAYGLSYEDAVRSVTIWPAEILEVADRVGSLEKGKDATLFVSDGDPLETETQVSMAWVQGRKVDLNDRHKQLYQKYSEKYRQLKNAGH; translated from the coding sequence ATGAACGCCTTCCAACGGAATCTGCAATCTCTGGCGACATTGTTTGCACTTGTCGCAAGCACCATGCCTGTATTGGCTTCGGATGTCATTCCTGGTGCGCCGCAGAAGAAACCGATCGCTCTGATCAATGGTGTTATCCATACAATTGTCGGGACCCCCATCGAAGGAGGCATCGTTTTTGAAAACGGGCGGATCACGGAGATTGGCACAACGCCGGATGTTCCGGCTGATGCGGAAGTCATTGATTTGAAGGGCCGGCATGTCTATCCCAGCCTGATTGAATCGCATTCGCAACTTGGCCTGACGGAATTCGGGGCAGTGCGAGCCACGCACGACTACGCCGAGGCTGGTCGGATCAATCCCAACGTCACCGCCAACGTTGCCGTCAATCCCGACAGCGAGCTGATACCTGTGACTCGGTCCAATGGCGTCCTCATTGCACTGAGCGCGCCTTCGAGCGGCCTGGTCAGTGGGAAAGCGTCGGTGCTGCAGCTGGATGGCTGGACGTATGAAGATCTTACCCTGAAAGCAAACGCGGCGATGGTGGTGAACTGGCCTCGTATGGGGTCGTCAAGATCATCACGAAGCAACTCCGACGAATCGCCGCTGAAAGAGCTCAAAGATCTGTTTGAGGATGCCCGCGCGTGGAAAAAAGCCAGGCTGGCTGGATCCGATAGTCAGGCCTACGACATTCGGCTGGAAGCGATGGAGCCTGTTCTGGACCGAAGTATCCCAATGCTGGTCTCTGCAAATCGAGCACTGGAGATTCAGTCGGCCGTGGCGTTTGCGGTCGCAGAAAACGTTCGACTCATCATCTTTGGCGGGGCGGATGCAGAGCAGTGTGCGGAACTACTCAAACAGCACGATGTGCCCGTGATTATTGATGCCGTTCATCGCAATCCCATGCGTCGGCACGAAGACTATGACGATGCTTACACTCTTCCCGCAAGACTGCAGAAAGCCGGAGTTCGATTCTGCATTTCTGGTTCAGGACGTTCCGAAACCTGGAACACACGGAACCTGGCTTATCACGCCGCCACTGCGTCGGCGTACGGTTTGTCTTACGAAGATGCCGTCCGCTCAGTCACCATCTGGCCGGCTGAAATCCTTGAAGTTGCGGACCGTGTCGGATCCCTGGAGAAAGGCAAAGATGCAACGCTGTTCGTCAGCGATGGCGATCCGCTGGAAACCGAAACACAGGTTAGCATGGCCTGGGTACAGGGGCGAAAAGTGGATCTCAATGATCGACACAAACAGCTGTACCAGAAATACAGCGAAAAATACCGCCAGTTAAAGAACGCCGGTCATTAA
- a CDS encoding efflux RND transporter permease subunit: MINSLVRWAIRQTPAMNTIMLAVLAVGLLAAVSLRREVFPQFEIERILVSVPYPGASPDEVESGICQKIEEAIRSVDGIKKVTSVAAEGAGNVVIEVRTDVPSVQRVLSEVQSQIDRIPSFPDLAEEPDVQQVTLRNKAITVGLIQNESEAVDAELQLREVAEQVRDDLLLIQQISQADIVGERKYQIDVEIPEKTLREYGLTLTDVARRLRIRNLELPGGTLRDRGETYLLRGKDKRVLGEQIKSIPLITRPDGVVLTVADLGVVKDEFIDTTSISRIDGKPGLAIDVSASAQEDLLSMADAVKDYVRNKKLPDGYSLTTWGDSSVEVRDRLDLLRRNGLQGLILVFVILALFLEFRLAFWVALGIPISLLGACAVLWQFDQTLNMLSLFSFLIALGIVVDDAIVIGENIYSHRQMGKSAMQAAIDGTIEVVPSVTTSIVTTVFAFMPMFFVTGIMGKFFAVMPLAVIAILVISLLEATFILPCHLAHSPGKPFFLTAGLNQFTNVVLDSFIRLIYTPLVRFSVNNPGITISSAISLLMLSATLVINGTVPSIFFPKLDAPEVIGKVVFPDGTPSRFADEATRRIEQAMLDLNAKHAADGQPIAKAMHRMVGYLKEQVGPGAGQVTEGSHVGSVHVQLVDGAERQQTSEEIVNEWRKMVGPIAGVETLTFGSQARGPGGKPIEFKLMAPATHMEELEAAVEEAKLKLRTYPGVFDVEDDSRPGKWELQLREKPGAVAMGVPLESIARTVRASYYGEEVMRLQRGRHEVKLMVRYPEEDRKSLAKFSDIRVDDGSGIQRPITELADVEVTRGYSEINRIDQRRSITISCDIDEKKANAKLIINDLQNGAGGESKAANKDRAGETDGDPLANDAEAGSNAFMPALLKKYPHIRVRWEGQQEQDTESVQSLGLGFVIALIAMFVLLTVEFTSYIQPLVVMAVIPFGIVGAIVGHAVMGLPLTLFSVLGLVALSGVVVNDSIVLVDFINSLVRSGVPVHTAVVEAGQRRFRPVLLTSLTTVAGLAPILSETSFQAQLVIPMATSLCFGLMTSTILVLVLVPVFYSVYSRVVGMRTHAVEAA; encoded by the coding sequence ATGATCAACAGTCTTGTTCGCTGGGCGATTCGACAGACTCCGGCAATGAACACAATCATGCTGGCTGTGCTGGCCGTTGGTCTGCTGGCCGCCGTGTCGCTTCGCAGGGAAGTCTTTCCTCAGTTTGAAATCGAACGTATTCTGGTTTCGGTACCCTATCCGGGAGCCAGTCCTGACGAAGTTGAAAGCGGCATCTGTCAAAAGATCGAAGAAGCCATCCGTTCGGTTGATGGAATCAAGAAGGTGACTTCTGTTGCCGCAGAAGGAGCTGGCAATGTCGTCATCGAAGTACGAACGGACGTCCCAAGCGTTCAGCGAGTACTGAGCGAAGTCCAGTCGCAGATCGATCGCATCCCGAGCTTTCCGGATCTGGCCGAAGAACCCGACGTACAGCAGGTGACCCTGCGCAACAAGGCCATTACGGTCGGGCTCATTCAGAATGAATCCGAAGCGGTCGATGCGGAACTTCAACTGCGGGAAGTTGCCGAACAGGTGCGCGACGACTTACTGCTGATCCAACAGATTTCGCAGGCGGACATCGTTGGAGAGAGGAAGTATCAGATTGATGTGGAGATTCCGGAAAAGACACTGCGGGAATATGGCCTGACCCTGACAGACGTCGCCCGTCGCCTCCGAATTCGCAATCTGGAACTGCCTGGAGGAACTCTTCGGGATCGCGGTGAAACCTATCTGTTGCGCGGTAAGGATAAACGCGTTCTCGGCGAACAGATCAAATCGATTCCGCTGATTACCCGCCCCGATGGAGTTGTCTTAACCGTGGCCGACCTTGGTGTGGTGAAGGACGAGTTTATCGACACCACATCCATCAGCCGCATCGATGGCAAACCTGGTCTGGCCATCGATGTGAGCGCATCCGCTCAGGAAGACCTTTTGTCCATGGCGGACGCGGTCAAGGACTATGTTCGTAATAAGAAACTGCCGGACGGATACAGTCTGACGACGTGGGGCGACAGCTCTGTAGAAGTTCGAGATCGGCTGGATCTGCTTCGTCGCAATGGGTTACAGGGGCTGATTCTTGTCTTTGTCATTCTGGCGTTGTTTCTGGAATTTCGCCTGGCCTTCTGGGTCGCACTGGGTATCCCCATTTCACTGCTCGGCGCCTGCGCGGTCCTGTGGCAGTTTGACCAGACGCTTAACATGTTGTCCCTGTTCTCCTTTCTCATCGCGCTTGGCATCGTGGTGGATGATGCCATTGTGATTGGCGAGAATATCTATTCGCATCGACAGATGGGCAAGTCAGCCATGCAGGCGGCCATCGATGGCACTATTGAAGTTGTGCCATCCGTGACAACATCAATTGTGACGACCGTGTTCGCATTTATGCCGATGTTTTTTGTGACCGGCATCATGGGCAAGTTTTTTGCGGTGATGCCGCTGGCAGTGATTGCCATCCTGGTAATATCGCTTCTGGAAGCAACGTTCATTCTGCCCTGTCACCTGGCACATTCTCCCGGCAAACCATTTTTTCTGACAGCCGGGCTGAATCAGTTCACGAACGTAGTCCTGGACAGCTTTATTCGGCTGATCTACACGCCGCTGGTTCGTTTCAGTGTCAACAACCCTGGTATCACCATCAGCAGTGCGATATCTCTTCTGATGCTGAGTGCAACACTGGTGATCAACGGCACCGTGCCGAGCATCTTCTTCCCGAAGCTGGATGCTCCTGAAGTGATCGGCAAAGTGGTATTTCCTGATGGTACGCCCAGCCGTTTTGCTGATGAAGCAACGCGCCGGATTGAGCAGGCGATGCTGGACCTCAACGCAAAGCACGCGGCAGATGGACAGCCGATTGCAAAAGCGATGCATCGAATGGTCGGTTACCTGAAAGAACAGGTTGGCCCCGGAGCTGGTCAGGTAACTGAGGGAAGCCATGTCGGCTCGGTGCATGTCCAGCTGGTCGACGGAGCAGAACGCCAGCAGACCAGCGAAGAGATTGTCAACGAATGGCGGAAAATGGTCGGGCCGATCGCTGGTGTGGAGACCCTCACGTTTGGTTCGCAGGCTCGTGGGCCGGGCGGTAAACCCATCGAATTCAAACTAATGGCACCGGCAACACATATGGAAGAACTGGAAGCTGCCGTGGAAGAAGCCAAATTGAAGCTTCGAACCTATCCGGGAGTTTTCGATGTTGAGGACGATTCGCGTCCGGGGAAATGGGAGTTGCAGCTGCGAGAAAAACCCGGTGCAGTGGCCATGGGCGTCCCGCTGGAAAGCATCGCCCGTACCGTCCGGGCATCCTACTACGGCGAAGAGGTCATGCGGTTACAACGGGGGCGGCATGAAGTGAAACTCATGGTGCGCTACCCCGAGGAAGATCGCAAATCGCTGGCAAAGTTCTCGGACATTCGCGTGGATGACGGAAGCGGTATCCAGCGGCCAATCACCGAACTTGCCGATGTCGAGGTGACTCGAGGCTATTCGGAGATCAATCGAATCGATCAGCGGCGATCAATCACAATCTCGTGCGATATCGACGAGAAGAAAGCGAACGCAAAACTCATCATCAATGACCTGCAAAACGGAGCTGGTGGTGAATCCAAGGCAGCAAACAAGGACCGTGCCGGAGAGACTGACGGCGATCCGTTGGCAAATGATGCTGAAGCCGGGTCCAACGCATTCATGCCCGCGTTGCTGAAAAAATACCCTCACATACGCGTTCGCTGGGAGGGCCAGCAGGAACAGGATACGGAATCCGTCCAGAGTCTGGGGCTGGGGTTTGTGATCGCTCTGATCGCGATGTTTGTTTTACTGACGGTGGAATTCACTTCATACATTCAGCCCCTGGTCGTGATGGCGGTTATCCCGTTCGGCATCGTCGGTGCGATTGTTGGTCACGCTGTCATGGGGCTGCCTCTCACTCTGTTCAGCGTGCTCGGACTCGTCGCGCTGAGTGGGGTCGTGGTGAATGATTCCATCGTTCTGGTCGACTTCATCAACTCGCTGGTACGTTCCGGCGTTCCTGTTCACACAGCCGTCGTCGAAGCGGGCCAAAGACGGTTTCGTCCAGTGCTGCTGACGTCACTGACAACAGTTGCCGGATTAGCACCCATTCTTTCGGAGACGTCGTTTCAGGCCCAATTGGTCATTCCCATGGCGACCAGTCTCTGCTTCGGACTAATGACATCAACGATTCTTGTGCTGGTGCTTGTGCCGGTCTTTTACTCCGTCTACTCACGCGTTGTCGGAATGCGAACTCATGCTGTTGAAGCCGCTTAG
- a CDS encoding TetR/AcrR family transcriptional regulator, protein MARPQTISNEQIIETARECYLEHGAAVSTDVIAERLGVSAQALLKRFGTKTDLLIAAMRPPARAPWVPVAEAGPDDRPVDKQLAGLLEQIAVYFDDLARRMAVLRWSQIDLAQVISGYSEPPPLVSIRTLAGWLERCSARGLLQTMDYQATSMMLLSALHGPTMLTDILGQHPTGHSRRQYVRLLVRNFLQGLAVTSPSVSSHPISRSEKHRVSGR, encoded by the coding sequence ATGGCGCGACCACAGACAATCAGCAACGAGCAAATCATCGAAACTGCCCGAGAGTGTTATCTCGAACACGGCGCAGCGGTTTCGACGGATGTGATTGCCGAAAGGCTGGGTGTTTCGGCCCAGGCTTTGTTGAAACGATTCGGGACGAAGACCGATCTCCTGATTGCCGCCATGCGTCCGCCAGCTCGAGCTCCATGGGTTCCCGTGGCGGAAGCGGGTCCTGACGATCGTCCGGTGGACAAACAGCTCGCTGGACTTCTGGAGCAGATCGCCGTGTATTTCGATGATCTCGCTCGACGAATGGCGGTGCTTCGCTGGAGTCAGATTGATCTGGCTCAGGTGATTTCCGGATACAGCGAACCGCCTCCTTTAGTCAGCATTCGGACGCTGGCGGGATGGCTGGAACGCTGCTCTGCCAGAGGTCTTCTTCAGACGATGGACTACCAGGCCACATCGATGATGCTTTTAAGTGCACTTCATGGGCCTACGATGCTGACAGACATTCTTGGTCAGCATCCCACCGGACATTCGCGTCGGCAGTATGTGCGACTGCTCGTCAGGAATTTTCTTCAGGGGCTAGCCGTCACCTCTCCGTCCGTTTCCAGTCACCCGATTTCCCGTTCGGAAAAACACAGAGTTTCAGGCAGGTAG
- a CDS encoding HlyD family efflux transporter periplasmic adaptor subunit, with protein sequence MSRISIVVNVIGAVLILGLGIAGFKVFGKPPVVPSDNSKQDGANTPVDVMTQEARLWDAPFDITTDGEAATYRVLTVGAEVTGRILAKPETTRSGTFVPEGTLLFEIDPLNYELEINRLTARLLQAQEELNAIDVDIANTRSLKQLTEEDVRVQSGQLKRLRSLFDRGATTENEVDVAIRNELVARNAMQTQVNQLTTLEQQKKTRAAAVELVTAELARAKTDLKRCRVLAPISGRIVDDVVEEGDYVKPGDLLVHISDSERMEVKCSLQAEEVAWIWQQSTITDPTTSGPDPFAAPQVPCEVIFEFQGAETIWDGVLSRYEGTGMDRQTRMFPCRILVDEPTKTRVEDSLGGAAVSPPTLLSGMYVTVRIPVSSPTPLLQIPAEAIRPGELLWVVRDNKLHITPIRLVNVADDVALILQQGEAVNPGDRIIVSPLPSVKDGMPVQEVVR encoded by the coding sequence ATGTCACGAATTTCGATCGTGGTCAACGTCATCGGCGCAGTCTTGATACTGGGGCTCGGGATTGCCGGCTTCAAGGTATTCGGGAAGCCGCCTGTCGTGCCATCTGACAATTCAAAGCAGGATGGCGCAAATACACCGGTGGACGTGATGACGCAGGAGGCGAGACTCTGGGACGCCCCATTTGACATCACCACAGACGGCGAAGCCGCCACATACCGTGTACTGACGGTCGGTGCAGAAGTGACGGGGCGCATTCTGGCGAAACCAGAAACCACTCGCAGTGGTACATTTGTGCCTGAAGGAACGCTCTTATTCGAGATCGACCCGCTGAACTACGAACTGGAAATTAATCGCCTTACCGCCCGTCTGCTGCAGGCGCAGGAGGAATTGAATGCTATCGATGTTGATATCGCCAATACACGAAGCCTGAAGCAACTTACAGAAGAAGACGTGCGTGTGCAGTCGGGTCAGCTGAAACGACTTCGATCATTGTTCGACCGGGGTGCAACAACAGAAAACGAAGTGGATGTCGCCATCAGAAACGAACTGGTGGCACGCAATGCAATGCAGACACAGGTCAACCAGTTAACAACACTCGAGCAGCAAAAGAAGACACGCGCGGCAGCTGTCGAACTTGTCACAGCCGAACTGGCTCGTGCAAAGACAGATCTGAAACGATGCAGGGTACTGGCCCCGATTTCCGGGCGCATTGTGGACGACGTGGTGGAAGAAGGTGACTATGTCAAACCCGGTGACCTTCTGGTACACATCAGTGATTCCGAACGAATGGAAGTGAAATGCAGCCTTCAGGCAGAAGAGGTTGCCTGGATCTGGCAGCAGAGCACAATCACCGATCCGACCACGTCCGGACCGGATCCCTTCGCGGCCCCACAGGTTCCCTGCGAAGTGATCTTTGAGTTTCAGGGCGCAGAAACCATCTGGGACGGTGTCCTGTCCCGCTACGAAGGTACGGGGATGGATCGACAGACGCGCATGTTCCCCTGTCGAATTCTTGTGGACGAACCAACAAAGACTCGTGTTGAAGACAGTCTCGGCGGAGCCGCCGTTTCACCCCCAACACTCTTAAGCGGCATGTACGTGACCGTTCGAATTCCTGTTTCATCCCCGACACCCTTGCTCCAGATTCCTGCGGAAGCGATCCGTCCGGGAGAACTATTGTGGGTCGTTCGGGATAACAAGCTGCACATCACGCCCATTCGCCTGGTCAATGTGGCGGATGACGTCGCATTGATTCTGCAACAGGGCGAAGCTGTGAATCCGGGCGACCGTATTATCGTATCTCCGCTTCCTTCCGTGAAAGACGGAATGCCGGTTCAGGAGGTGGTTCGATGA